In Zalophus californianus isolate mZalCal1 chromosome 17, mZalCal1.pri.v2, whole genome shotgun sequence, one DNA window encodes the following:
- the CPT1C gene encoding carnitine O-palmitoyltransferase 1, brain isoform → MAEAHQAVGFRPSTTSDGAEMALSAPVLQEIYLSGLRSWKRHLSRFWNDFLTGVFPASPLSWLFLFSAIQLAWFLQLDPSLGLMEKIKELLPDWGGEHHRLRGVLAAALFASCLWGALIFTLHVALRLLLSYHGWLLEPHGAMSSPTKTWLALVRIFSGRKTMLFSYQRSLPRQPVPSVQDTVRKYLESVRPILSDEDFDWTSVLAQEFLRLQASLLQWYLQLKSWWASNYVSDWWEEFVYLRSRHPLMVNSNYYMMDFLYVTPTPVQAARAGNAVHALLLYRHRLNRQEILPTLLMGMRPLCSAQYEKIFNTTRIPGIPKDHIRHLRDSRHVAVFHRGRFFRVGTHSQSGLLSPRALEQQFQRILDDPSPACPQEEHLAALTAAPRDVWAQVRSSLKIQAKDALEAVEGAAFFVSLDSEPAGLTREDPAASLDAYARALLAGRGHDRWFDKSFTLIVFSNGKLGLSVEHSWADCPISGHMWEFTLATECFQLGYSADGHCKGHPESSLPQPQRLHWDLPEKIRLSISLALRGAKTLSGNIDCHVFPFSHFGKSFIKRCHLSSDSFIQVALQLAHFRDRGEFCLTYESTMTRLFLEGRTETVRSCTREACNFVRAMEDKEKTEPQRRALFRLAVEKHQALLKAAMSGQGVDRHLFALNIVSEFLHLRSPFLDQVHSEQWPLATSQIPVQQIHLFDVHNYPDYVSSGGGFGPADDHGYGVSYIFMGDDTVTFHISSKKSSTKTDSHRLGQHIEDALLDVASLFQDGQRPKPRCRGLQEEHTGHRGGSLPCHRMGSRAPTKPTNF, encoded by the exons AATGACTTTCTCACTGGTGTGTTCCCCGCCAGCCCGCTCAGCTGGCTCTTCCTCTTCAGTGCAATCCAGCTCGCCTGGTTCCTCCAGCTGGATCCTTCTCTAGGACTGATGGAAAAGATCAAAGAGTTGCTGCCAGACTG GGGTGGAGAGCACCACAGGCTTCGGGGAGTCCTGGCCGCAGCGCTGTTTGCTTCGTGTCTGTGGGGAGCCCTGATCTTTACCCTTCACGTGGCCCTGAGGCTGCTTCTGTCCTACCATGGCTGGCTCCTTGAACCCCACGGAGCCATGTCCTCCCCCACCAAGACCTGGCTG GCCCTGGTCCGCATCTTCTCCGGCCGCAAAACAATGCTCTTCAGTTACCAGCGCTCCCTGCCACGCCAGCCCGTGCCCTCGGTGCAGGACACCGTGCGCAAG TACCTGGAATCTGTCCGGCCCATCCTCTCCGACGAGGACTTCGACTGGACGTCAGTCCTCGCGCAGGAATTCCTGAGGCTGCAGGCGTCGCTGCTGCAGTGGTACCTGCAGCTCAAGTCCTGGTGGGCGTCCAATTAC GTCAGTGACTGGTGGGAAGAATTTGTGTACCTGCGCTCCCGGCACCCGCTGATGGTGAACAGCAACTATTACATGATG GACTTCCTGTACGTCACTCCCACACCAGTGCAGGCCGCTCGTGCTGGGAACGCAGTCCATGCCCTCCTCCTATACCGCCACCGCCTGAACCGCCAGGAGATCCTGCCT ACTCTGCTGATGGGAATGCGGCCCTTGTGCTCTGCCCAGTATGAGAAGATATTCAATACCACACGCATTCCCGGCATCCCAAAAG aCCACATCCGCCATCTCCGGGACAGCCGACACGTGGCCGTCTTCCACCGAGGCCGATTCTTCCGCGTGGGGACCCACTCCCAAAGCGGCCTGCTCTCCCCGCGGGCCCTGGAGCAGCAGTTCCAGCGAATCCTGGACGACCCCTCCCCCGCCTGCCCCCAGGAGGAGCATCTGGCTGCCCTGACCGCCGCACCCAG ggatGTGTGGGCCCAGGTGCGGAGTTCCTTGAAGATCCAGGCCAAGGATGCCTTGGAGGCCGTGGAAGGAGCTGCCTTCTTTGTATCACTGGACTCGGAGCCTGCAGGCCTCACCAGGGAAGACCCCGCAGCTTCACTGGATGCCTATGCCCGTGCCCTACTGGCTGGCAGGGGCCATGACCG CTGGTTTGACAAATCCTTCACTCTAATTGTCTTCTCCAACGGGAAGCTGGGCCTCAGCGTGGAGCATTCGTGGGCCGACTGCCCCATCTCAGGACACATGTGGGAG TTCACTCTGGCCACGGAATGTTTTCAGCTGGGCTACTCGGCAGATGGCCACTGCAAGGGGCATCCTGAATCGtcgctgccccagccccagcggcTACACTGGGACCTTCCAGAAAAG ATCCGTCTGTCCATCTCTCTAGCCCTGAGGGGAGCCAAGACCTTGTCTGGAAACATTGACTGCCACgtcttccctttctcccacttTGGCAAGAGCTTCATCAAACGCTGCCATCTCTCTTCAGACAGCTTCATCCAGGTGGCCTTGCAGCTGGCCCACTTCCGG GACAGGGGTGAATTCTGCCTGACTTACGAGTCGACCATGACTCGCTTGTTCCTGGAAGGCCGGACAGAGACGGTGCGGTCTTGCACGAGGGAGGCCTGCAACTTCGTGAGAGCCATggaggacaaagagaaaaca GAACCCCAGCGCCGTGCTCTGTTCCGCCTGGCGGTGGAAAAGCACCAGGCTCTGCTGAAGGCAGCGATGAGCGGACAGGGAGTCGACCGCCACCTCTTTGCGCTCAACATCGTGTCCGAATTTCTGCACTTACGGTCGCCCTTTCTGGACCAG GTTCACTCGGAGCAGTGGCCTCTGGCCACCAGCCAGATCCCTGTTCAGCAAATCCACCTATTTGATGTCCACAATTACCCTGACTATGTTTCCTCTGGTGGTGGATTTGGGCCT gcCGATGACCATGGTTATGGCGTTTCGTACATCTTCATGGGGGATGACACCGTCACCTTCCACATCTCCAGCAAAAAATCTAGCACAAAAACG GACTCCCACCGACTGGGGCAGCACATTGAGGACGCACTGTTGGACGTGGCCTCCCTCTTCCAGGACGGGCAGCGTCCTAAGCCCAGGTGCAGAGGGTTACAGGAGGAGCACACGGGGCACAGGGGTGGCTCTCTCCCCTGCCACAGGATGGGCTCCAGGGCACCCACGAAACCCACCAACTTTTGA